A window of Tistrella bauzanensis contains these coding sequences:
- a CDS encoding SulP family inorganic anion transporter: MAARLAGPRLADLFTPKLITVLREGYGSVGLRADAIAGLTVAIVALPLSMAIAIASGVGPERGLYTAIVGGFIVSCLGGSRFQIGGPAGAFIVLVAATVAAHGVDGLILATMMSGLILLAIGALRLGTFIKYIPYPVTVGFTGGIAVIIFSSQIKDLFGLTLSGPEPGEILPKLAMLADAIPTVTPAATLVALACILVIQGLKMLAPRVPGMLVAVAGAAIAAWLLNLPIETISSRFGGIPQMLPAPALPTITLDRLVTLLPAALSFALLGAIESLLSAVVADSMTGRRHRSNCELVAQGVANIASGLFGGFCVTGTIARTATNVRAGARGPVAGMLHAVFLLGFMILAAPLAGYIPLAALAAVLAIVAWNMIERHAIAVLLRSSGGDALVLATTFLLTVFKDLTAGIVAGFALGALIFLHRMAQAVEVQGGTPLVEPDLADDDRAETGGRTAYDPSRATDRDIVVYRISGAFFFGAAATVGATLDNIGATPKAYVLDMSAVPLLDSTGAATIEGFLRKAVRHGATVWIAAARPAVRQMLHRHGITPPTAHFRGDVDSALRAARQALASNGAT; the protein is encoded by the coding sequence ATGGCCGCGCGTCTCGCGGGCCCGCGCCTTGCGGACCTCTTCACCCCGAAACTCATCACCGTGCTGCGCGAAGGCTATGGCTCGGTCGGCCTGCGCGCCGATGCGATCGCCGGCCTGACGGTGGCGATCGTGGCGCTGCCGCTGTCGATGGCCATCGCCATCGCATCGGGCGTCGGGCCTGAACGCGGGCTTTATACCGCCATCGTCGGCGGCTTCATCGTCTCGTGCCTGGGGGGCAGCCGGTTTCAGATCGGCGGGCCGGCGGGCGCGTTCATCGTGCTGGTGGCGGCCACAGTCGCGGCCCACGGCGTCGATGGGCTGATCCTGGCCACGATGATGTCGGGGCTGATCCTGCTGGCGATCGGCGCGCTCAGGCTGGGCACCTTCATCAAATACATCCCCTATCCGGTGACCGTGGGCTTCACCGGCGGCATCGCCGTGATCATTTTCTCAAGCCAGATCAAGGATCTGTTCGGGTTGACCCTCAGCGGACCCGAGCCGGGAGAAATCCTGCCCAAGCTTGCCATGCTCGCCGATGCCATCCCGACCGTCACGCCGGCGGCAACGCTTGTGGCGCTTGCCTGCATTCTGGTCATTCAGGGGCTGAAGATGCTGGCGCCGCGCGTGCCGGGCATGCTGGTGGCCGTGGCCGGCGCCGCGATCGCGGCCTGGCTGCTGAACCTGCCGATCGAGACCATTTCCAGCCGCTTCGGCGGCATTCCCCAGATGCTGCCCGCGCCGGCGCTGCCCACCATCACGCTCGACCGGCTGGTGACGCTGCTGCCGGCGGCGCTGTCCTTCGCCCTGCTCGGCGCCATCGAAAGCCTGTTGTCGGCGGTGGTCGCCGACAGCATGACCGGGCGACGCCACCGGTCGAATTGCGAGTTGGTGGCGCAAGGCGTCGCCAACATCGCCTCGGGCCTGTTCGGCGGCTTCTGCGTCACCGGCACCATCGCCCGCACCGCCACCAATGTCCGCGCCGGCGCGCGTGGCCCGGTCGCGGGCATGCTGCATGCCGTGTTCCTGCTGGGCTTCATGATCCTGGCCGCACCGCTTGCCGGCTATATCCCGCTGGCCGCCCTGGCGGCGGTGCTGGCGATCGTGGCCTGGAACATGATCGAGCGCCACGCGATCGCGGTTCTGCTGCGCAGTTCCGGCGGCGACGCGCTGGTGCTGGCCACGACCTTCCTGCTGACCGTGTTCAAGGATTTGACCGCCGGCATCGTCGCCGGCTTCGCGCTGGGCGCGCTGATCTTCCTGCACCGAATGGCGCAGGCGGTCGAGGTTCAGGGCGGAACGCCGCTGGTCGAACCGGATCTGGCCGACGACGACCGCGCCGAAACCGGCGGCCGCACCGCCTATGACCCCAGCCGCGCCACCGATCGCGATATCGTGGTCTATCGCATTTCGGGCGCCTTCTTCTTCGGCGCCGCCGCCACGGTGGGGGCCACGCTCGACAATATCGGAGCCACGCCCAAGGCCTATGTTCTGGATATGAGCGCGGTGCCGCTGCTCGATTCCACCGGTGCCGCCACCATCGAGGGATTTCTGCGCAAAGCCGTGCGCCACGGTGCCACGGTCTGGATCGCCGCCGCCCGGCCGGCGGTGCGCCAGATGCTGCACCGCCACGGCATCACCCCGCCGACCGCACATTTCCGCGGCGACGTCGATTCCGCACTGCGTGCCGCACGTCAGGCGTTGGCAAGCAACGGCGCCACCTGA
- a CDS encoding helix-turn-helix domain-containing protein produces MITAAQMRAARALLGIDQRQLAELSGVSLPTIQRMEGSDGNVRGVIDTLTKVVEAFDRAGIELIGDGAPSQGQGRGVRLKQPRAGI; encoded by the coding sequence TTGATCACGGCGGCACAGATGCGGGCCGCGCGGGCCCTGCTCGGCATCGACCAGCGCCAGTTGGCCGAATTGTCGGGCGTCTCGCTGCCCACCATCCAACGGATGGAGGGCAGCGACGGCAATGTCCGCGGGGTCATCGACACGCTGACCAAGGTGGTGGAGGCCTTCGACCGGGCCGGCATCGAATTGATCGGCGATGGCGCACCCAGCCAGGGCCAGGGGCGCGGCGTGCGGCTGAAACAGCCGCGCGCCGGCATCTGA
- a CDS encoding FAD-dependent monooxygenase gives MSETAHTPTTPPAPTTPPAPTTPPVLIVGAGPTGLTLALALTACGIACRIVDKAAERTQVSKALAVWSGSLEAFAGLGVADSIIDAGIRMTHMRVGDGARELATMPIAEGVDSAFPFVVIIPQSETERLLAEHLAARGVTIERGLELVAVDQTAHAVRAVLRPAGHDDDRADSAMTAAYVVGCDGARSAARHAMDIPFTGYTEPQTFILSDTTMAGPLDPTSLYVWWGAGGSVALFPIGDGVWRTFAMRDDPDDQSPPDLDEMQAQLNRCGPPGLVAGDPTWLSAFRVNERLAERYRRDRVLLAGDAAHIHSPAGGQGMNTGIQDAVNLAWKLAAVLQGRGDATTLLDSYEAERRPVARQVIDGAAQKLHVGMVARGTTTRLLRDVAVSVVSKLPMLRRKLQVDLSETALRYDTGALISRPAPQSAHRHPAPGERALDGPHGEGPFWRHLSVSHHCLLVFADALPPALAQSRSHCGTAIAVVTVTLTDDPDGVLAARYDARPGSGDWVLIRPDQFIGARGRADDAASFDAYARMALLPAG, from the coding sequence ATGTCAGAGACAGCACATACCCCCACCACTCCACCGGCCCCCACCACTCCACCGGCCCCCACCACTCCACCGGTACTGATCGTCGGCGCCGGCCCCACCGGCCTGACGCTGGCCCTGGCGCTCACCGCCTGTGGCATCGCCTGCCGGATCGTCGACAAGGCGGCCGAACGCACGCAGGTCTCGAAAGCCCTGGCGGTGTGGAGCGGCAGCCTTGAGGCGTTCGCCGGTCTGGGAGTTGCCGACAGCATCATCGATGCCGGCATCCGCATGACCCATATGCGGGTGGGCGATGGCGCCCGAGAACTGGCCACGATGCCGATCGCCGAAGGTGTCGACAGCGCCTTTCCCTTCGTGGTGATCATTCCGCAGTCTGAAACCGAGCGCCTGCTGGCCGAGCATCTGGCGGCCCGGGGCGTGACGATCGAACGCGGCCTGGAACTGGTGGCGGTCGACCAGACCGCCCATGCGGTGCGGGCGGTGCTGCGGCCGGCCGGCCATGACGACGACCGCGCCGACAGCGCCATGACCGCCGCCTATGTCGTGGGCTGCGACGGCGCGCGCAGTGCAGCACGCCATGCCATGGACATTCCGTTCACCGGCTATACCGAACCGCAGACCTTTATCCTGTCCGATACGACGATGGCGGGGCCGCTGGACCCAACCTCGCTCTATGTCTGGTGGGGCGCGGGCGGCAGTGTCGCGCTGTTTCCCATCGGCGACGGGGTCTGGCGGACCTTTGCCATGCGCGACGACCCCGACGACCAGTCGCCGCCCGACCTCGACGAGATGCAGGCGCAGTTGAACCGCTGCGGCCCGCCCGGTCTTGTCGCCGGCGATCCGACCTGGCTGTCGGCCTTCCGGGTGAATGAACGGCTGGCTGAGCGCTATCGGCGGGACCGTGTGCTGCTGGCCGGCGATGCCGCCCATATCCACAGCCCGGCCGGCGGCCAGGGCATGAACACCGGCATTCAGGATGCGGTCAATCTGGCCTGGAAGCTGGCGGCGGTGCTTCAAGGCCGTGGCGACGCAACGACGCTTCTCGACAGTTACGAGGCGGAACGCCGGCCGGTGGCCCGGCAGGTGATCGACGGCGCCGCGCAGAAGCTGCATGTCGGTATGGTCGCGCGCGGCACCACCACCCGGCTGTTGCGCGATGTGGCGGTGTCGGTGGTGTCAAAGCTGCCGATGCTGCGCCGCAAATTGCAGGTGGACCTGTCGGAAACGGCGCTCCGCTATGATACCGGCGCCCTGATCAGCCGGCCCGCGCCCCAATCGGCCCATCGTCATCCGGCGCCGGGTGAACGGGCGCTTGACGGGCCGCATGGCGAGGGGCCGTTCTGGCGGCATCTGTCGGTCAGCCATCACTGTCTGCTGGTCTTCGCCGACGCTCTGCCCCCGGCCCTGGCGCAAAGCCGCAGCCATTGCGGCACGGCCATCGCCGTGGTGACCGTCACCCTGACCGATGATCCGGATGGCGTGCTTGCGGCCCGCTATGACGCCCGTCCCGGCAGCGGCGACTGGGTACTGATCCGTCCCGATCAGTTCATCGGCGCCCGTGGCCGCGCCGATGATGCGGCCTCATTCGACGCCTATGCCCGGATGGCCCTGCTGCCGGCCGGATGA
- a CDS encoding nuclear transport factor 2 family protein — protein sequence MSDPRPPLPPFTPETAAIKVRLAEDGWNSRDPERVALAYTPDCRWRNRATFIEGRAEIVRFLTDKWQREQDYRLIKELWAVSGDRIAVRFAYEWHDDSGNWFRSYGNENWAFDADGLMRQRIASINDLPNAATDRLFFWPQGRRPDDHPGLSALGL from the coding sequence ATGTCCGATCCCCGTCCACCCCTGCCGCCCTTCACGCCAGAAACCGCCGCCATCAAGGTGCGTCTGGCGGAAGATGGCTGGAACAGCCGCGACCCTGAGCGGGTGGCGCTGGCCTATACGCCCGATTGCCGGTGGCGCAATCGCGCCACATTCATTGAAGGTCGGGCCGAAATCGTGCGATTCCTCACCGACAAATGGCAGCGCGAGCAGGATTATCGGCTGATCAAGGAACTGTGGGCGGTGAGCGGCGACCGGATCGCGGTTCGCTTCGCCTATGAATGGCACGATGACAGTGGCAACTGGTTCCGGTCCTATGGCAACGAGAACTGGGCTTTCGACGCGGACGGCCTGATGCGGCAGCGGATTGCCAGCATCAATGATCTGCCGAACGCCGCCACTGACCGGCTGTTCTTCTGGCCACAGGGGCGGCGGCCGGACGATCACCCCGGGCTGTCGGCGCTTGGCCTGTGA
- a CDS encoding TetR/AcrR family transcriptional regulator has protein sequence MARLIHERADVVQLLAEVFRAHGFEGASLGVIASETGLGRGSLYHFFPGGKEEMAAAVLAEIDRWFTEAVFAPLRVAAASGDGDAARAAMQRMCAASSQYFRSGRRVCLVGAFALDSVRDRFALAIRSYFTAWIEALAAAIETTGVAAAPARQMAADAVADIQGAVVLARALDDAGVFAGRMQRLAARLAGIDGAVLPPDLRLTQASPA, from the coding sequence ATGGCAAGACTGATCCATGAACGCGCCGATGTGGTGCAATTGCTGGCCGAGGTGTTTCGCGCCCACGGGTTCGAGGGCGCTAGCCTGGGCGTGATCGCATCGGAAACCGGTCTCGGCCGCGGTAGCCTGTATCACTTCTTTCCGGGCGGAAAGGAAGAGATGGCGGCGGCGGTGCTGGCCGAGATCGACCGCTGGTTCACCGAGGCGGTGTTCGCGCCGCTGCGTGTGGCCGCGGCCAGTGGTGACGGCGATGCGGCACGGGCGGCGATGCAGAGAATGTGCGCCGCTTCCAGCCAGTATTTCCGCTCAGGCCGGCGGGTGTGTCTGGTGGGGGCGTTCGCGCTCGACAGCGTGCGCGACCGGTTCGCCCTGGCGATCCGGTCGTATTTCACCGCCTGGATCGAGGCCCTGGCGGCAGCGATCGAGACAACCGGTGTCGCTGCGGCACCGGCGCGGCAGATGGCGGCCGATGCGGTGGCCGATATTCAGGGCGCGGTGGTGCTGGCCCGGGCACTGGACGATGCCGGGGTGTTTGCGGGGCGGATGCAGCGGCTGGCGGCGCGGCTGGCCGGTATTGACGGGGCGGTGCTGCCGCCCGACCTCAGACTGACGCAAGCCAGCCCCGCGTAG
- a CDS encoding ABC transporter ATP-binding protein has protein sequence MGWFEGRLDPYPPALPEQPPTGLIAFCRHYTRGSEKWLLMMAALTTAIAVSEVLLFSFVGSIVDLLSGTTPEVLFQTEGWKLAAMGVLVLVIMPVLALGNSLIIHQTLLGNFPMRIRWSLHRYLVRQSMSYFQDEFAGRVATKLMQTSLAVRETVMKLLDMGNYVLVYFTGALIVAASADWRLMLPFAVWLIAYASLLRYFIPRMRRVSRRQADARSEMAGRIVDSYTNIATVKLFSHAMREDVYARDAMDRFLGTVHTQMRMATFVQVANQTMNYVLLASVATIGIWLWSEAAISVGAIAVAVSFVLRLLGMSQWIMWEMSALFENIGTVQDGINSISRPHKVADRPDAHRLGRVKGAIRFDGVGFNYGGDRAVVRDLDLSIRPGEKIGLIGRSGAGKSTLVNLLLRFYDVESGRITIDGIDINDVTQESLRANIGVVTQDTSLLHRSVRDNIIYGRPNASDDDMIRAARRAEAHDFIQGLADSAGRTGYDAHVGERGVKLSGGQRQRVSIARAMLKDAPILVLDEATAALDSEVEAAIQANLDRLMEGKTVIAIAHRLSTIAAMDRLIVMDQGRIVEEGSHDALIARNGLYARLWHRQSGGFIQLDDDRDGAGDMAPDGVAAQ, from the coding sequence ATGGGCTGGTTCGAAGGCCGGCTCGATCCCTATCCGCCGGCACTGCCCGAGCAGCCGCCGACCGGGCTGATCGCCTTTTGTCGCCATTACACCCGCGGCTCGGAAAAATGGCTGCTGATGATGGCGGCACTGACCACGGCGATTGCGGTCTCGGAAGTGCTGCTGTTCTCGTTCGTGGGCTCGATCGTCGATCTTCTGTCGGGCACCACGCCCGAGGTGCTGTTCCAGACCGAGGGCTGGAAACTGGCGGCGATGGGGGTGCTGGTGCTGGTGATCATGCCAGTGCTGGCGCTGGGCAATTCGCTGATCATCCACCAGACCCTGCTCGGCAACTTTCCGATGCGCATCCGCTGGAGCCTGCACCGCTATCTGGTGCGCCAGTCGATGAGCTATTTCCAGGACGAATTCGCCGGCCGCGTCGCCACCAAGCTGATGCAGACCTCGTTGGCGGTGCGCGAAACCGTGATGAAGCTGCTCGATATGGGCAATTACGTGCTGGTGTACTTCACCGGCGCGCTGATCGTGGCGGCCTCGGCGGACTGGCGGCTGATGCTGCCCTTCGCGGTGTGGCTGATAGCCTATGCCTCGCTGCTGCGCTATTTCATTCCGCGCATGCGCCGGGTGTCGCGCCGGCAGGCCGATGCGCGTTCGGAAATGGCCGGGCGGATCGTCGACAGCTATACCAATATCGCGACCGTGAAGCTGTTTTCGCACGCGATGCGCGAAGACGTCTATGCCCGCGACGCGATGGACCGCTTCCTTGGCACCGTGCATACCCAGATGCGTATGGCGACCTTCGTGCAGGTCGCCAACCAGACGATGAATTACGTCCTGCTGGCGTCGGTCGCCACCATCGGCATCTGGCTGTGGAGCGAGGCGGCGATTTCGGTCGGCGCGATCGCCGTTGCGGTGTCGTTCGTGCTGCGTCTGCTTGGCATGTCGCAGTGGATCATGTGGGAGATGTCGGCTCTGTTCGAGAATATCGGCACGGTGCAGGATGGCATCAATTCGATCTCGCGGCCCCACAAGGTGGCCGACCGGCCCGATGCCCATCGTCTGGGCCGGGTGAAGGGCGCGATCCGCTTCGATGGCGTCGGGTTCAACTATGGTGGCGATCGCGCCGTGGTCCGCGACCTCGACCTGTCGATCCGGCCGGGCGAGAAGATCGGGCTGATCGGCCGGTCGGGGGCCGGCAAGTCGACGCTGGTGAACCTGCTGCTGCGGTTCTATGACGTCGAATCGGGCCGGATCACCATCGACGGGATCGACATCAACGATGTGACGCAGGAAAGCCTGCGCGCCAATATCGGCGTGGTCACCCAGGACACCTCGCTGCTGCACCGGTCGGTGCGCGACAACATCATCTATGGCCGGCCCAATGCCAGCGATGACGACATGATCCGGGCGGCCCGGCGGGCAGAGGCGCATGATTTCATTCAAGGTCTGGCCGATTCAGCCGGCCGCACCGGCTATGACGCCCATGTCGGCGAGCGGGGCGTGAAGCTGTCGGGCGGCCAGCGTCAGCGGGTGTCGATTGCCCGCGCGATGCTGAAGGACGCGCCGATCCTGGTGCTCGACGAAGCGACGGCCGCCCTCGACAGCGAGGTCGAGGCGGCGATCCAGGCCAATCTGGACCGGCTGATGGAGGGCAAGACCGTGATCGCGATCGCGCATCGCCTGTCGACCATCGCCGCCATGGACCGGCTGATCGTGATGGATCAGGGCCGCATCGTCGAGGAAGGCAGCCATGACGCGCTGATCGCCCGCAACGGGCTGTATGCGCGGCTCTGGCACCGCCAGTCGGGCGGCTTCATCCAGCTCGATGACGACCGTGACGGCGCCGGCGACATGGCACCGGACGGGGTGGCGGCGCAATGA
- a CDS encoding AMP-binding protein: protein MTMAWADAAERFDLDETLRTALHGDMQAINACIECCDAHADADPDRVALRFERRDGTGRTLSFGALRELSARFAGLLAARGIEAGDRVGGLLPRVPELLVTILGTWRAGAVYQPLFTAFGPKAIEHRTATAGTKLIVTDAANRPKLAELSVPATIVVTSGGASGTDLDFDAELAGQSPEVAPVMRRGDDPFLIMFTSGTTGPAKPVMVPLRAIAAFKGYMTQAVDLRLDDRFWNIADPGWAYGLYYAVIGPLSLGVATTFYDGPFTAESTYGLIAKLGITNLAGAPTAYRLLLAAGPELALPVKGRLRAVSSAGEPLNPEVIRWFAEHLDVTIHDHYGQTELGMVLCNHHGLSHPVQPGAAGFAVPGHRIVVVNEDTLEELPVGEPGILAVDRWNSPLFWFDGYWNMPTRSLTERYYLSGDTVELNADGSISFVGRSDDVITSSGYRIGPFDVESALIEHKAVVETAVVGKPDPERTEIVKAFVVLKPAYEPTPELAEELRRHVRARLSAHAYPREIEFVDELPKTPSGKLQRFILRNQEKAKAEARAAG from the coding sequence ATGACCATGGCCTGGGCTGATGCCGCAGAGCGTTTCGACCTCGACGAAACCCTGCGCACCGCGCTTCACGGCGACATGCAGGCGATCAATGCCTGTATCGAATGCTGCGACGCCCATGCGGATGCCGATCCCGACCGAGTGGCGCTGCGCTTCGAACGCCGCGACGGCACCGGCCGCACGCTGAGCTTCGGCGCGCTGCGCGAGTTGTCGGCGCGCTTCGCCGGCCTGCTTGCGGCACGCGGGATCGAAGCCGGCGACCGGGTTGGCGGGCTGCTGCCGCGGGTGCCCGAACTGCTGGTCACCATTCTTGGCACCTGGCGCGCCGGGGCGGTTTATCAGCCGCTGTTCACGGCCTTCGGCCCCAAGGCGATCGAGCATCGCACCGCCACCGCCGGCACGAAGCTGATCGTGACCGACGCCGCCAACCGCCCGAAGCTGGCGGAATTGAGCGTGCCCGCCACGATTGTTGTCACCAGCGGCGGCGCCAGCGGCACGGATCTCGATTTCGACGCCGAACTGGCCGGCCAGAGCCCTGAGGTCGCGCCGGTCATGCGCAGGGGCGACGACCCGTTCCTGATCATGTTCACCTCCGGCACCACCGGCCCGGCCAAGCCGGTGATGGTGCCGTTGCGGGCGATCGCCGCCTTCAAGGGCTATATGACCCAGGCGGTGGATCTGCGCCTCGATGACCGGTTCTGGAACATCGCCGATCCCGGCTGGGCTTACGGCCTGTATTACGCGGTGATCGGCCCCTTGTCGCTCGGGGTGGCCACCACCTTCTATGACGGCCCGTTCACCGCCGAGAGCACCTATGGCCTGATTGCGAAGCTTGGCATCACCAATCTGGCCGGCGCCCCCACCGCCTATCGCCTGCTGCTGGCGGCAGGGCCCGAACTGGCGCTGCCGGTGAAGGGGCGGCTGCGCGCTGTGAGCAGCGCCGGTGAGCCGCTGAACCCCGAGGTGATCCGCTGGTTCGCCGAGCATCTGGACGTCACCATCCACGACCATTACGGCCAGACCGAGCTTGGCATGGTGTTGTGCAATCATCACGGTCTCAGCCATCCGGTGCAGCCCGGTGCCGCAGGCTTCGCCGTGCCGGGCCACCGCATCGTGGTGGTGAACGAAGACACGCTGGAAGAACTGCCGGTCGGCGAGCCGGGTATCCTTGCGGTCGATCGCTGGAACTCGCCGCTGTTCTGGTTCGACGGCTATTGGAACATGCCGACCAGGTCGCTGACCGAGCGCTATTACCTGTCGGGCGACACGGTGGAGTTGAACGCCGATGGCAGCATCAGCTTTGTCGGCCGGTCCGACGACGTCATCACCTCATCGGGCTATCGCATTGGCCCGTTCGACGTGGAAAGCGCGCTGATCGAACACAAGGCCGTGGTCGAGACCGCCGTGGTCGGCAAGCCCGATCCGGAGCGCACCGAGATCGTGAAGGCCTTCGTGGTGCTGAAGCCGGCATACGAGCCCACACCGGAACTGGCCGAGGAATTGCGCCGCCATGTCCGGGCACGGCTGTCGGCCCATGCCTATCCGCGCGAGATCGAATTCGTCGACGAGTTGCCGAAGACCCCGAGCGGCAAGTTGCAGCGTTTCATTCTGCGCAACCAGGAAAAGGCGAAGGCCGAAGCCCGCGCGGCCGGCTGA
- a CDS encoding MarR family winged helix-turn-helix transcriptional regulator has translation MPVPASDTPLRGHLGYWLRLVSNHVSQSFARALATRDIGVADWVILRMLHEAGPAMPSRLAADLGMTRGGLSKLADRLVARGLIVRTGATADKRRQLLALTDAGRRLIPDLTALADANDAAFFGDLPVADRQVMERVLTGIASRHHLTTVPSD, from the coding sequence ATGCCTGTACCAGCATCTGACACGCCGCTGCGCGGCCATCTTGGCTACTGGCTGCGGCTGGTCTCGAACCACGTGTCGCAGTCCTTCGCCCGGGCGCTGGCGACGCGCGATATCGGCGTTGCCGACTGGGTGATCCTGCGCATGCTGCATGAGGCCGGCCCCGCCATGCCCAGCCGGCTGGCGGCCGATCTGGGAATGACCCGGGGCGGCTTGTCGAAACTGGCCGACCGGCTTGTGGCGCGCGGGCTGATCGTCAGAACCGGCGCCACGGCCGATAAACGCCGCCAGCTTCTGGCCCTGACCGATGCCGGACGCCGGCTGATCCCCGATCTGACGGCGCTGGCCGATGCCAATGATGCGGCCTTCTTCGGCGACCTGCCGGTCGCCGACCGGCAGGTGATGGAGCGGGTGCTGACCGGCATCGCCAGCCGCCATCACCTGACCACCGTGCCGAGCGACTGA
- a CDS encoding DUF1398 domain-containing protein — MTDMAHVTAVACTEGSDRGKLSFPDVIGLLGAAGIERYHADLLRAEKTYYRPDGWSTVVAAEPLAHAPASRFDAAGVAAAIGAVQRRAIDYGGFCARIAAAGCVGYHVTLAGRRAVYYGRDGACHVELFPAAD, encoded by the coding sequence ATGACCGATATGGCTCATGTGACCGCGGTCGCGTGCACGGAAGGGTCCGATCGTGGAAAGCTGAGCTTTCCGGACGTGATCGGCCTGTTGGGCGCGGCCGGCATCGAGCGCTATCACGCCGATCTGCTGCGGGCGGAGAAAACCTATTACCGTCCCGACGGCTGGTCGACGGTGGTCGCGGCAGAGCCTCTGGCGCATGCACCGGCCAGCCGGTTCGACGCGGCGGGCGTGGCGGCGGCGATCGGCGCCGTCCAGCGGCGGGCGATCGATTATGGCGGCTTCTGCGCGCGGATCGCCGCCGCCGGCTGTGTCGGTTATCATGTCACCCTGGCCGGGCGCCGGGCGGTGTATTACGGCCGCGACGGCGCCTGCCATGTCGAGCTGTTTCCCGCCGCCGACTGA
- a CDS encoding site-specific integrase, with product MAAVAGRGKGRTGRTGADGAGAGDTTASRAGRAQPRGRGRRKTVADAPDGQILRPVSRMVATQDAVHMGLPGAVETGGLGDLDAAERETLHVLLGAGIAANSRLALVKDARYLAGWWAAANGGPMPWPAPPSAVVRFLVHHLYDPEERRRNPDHGMPQAVEERMVASGLKRAPGPAAPATVARRLASWASLHRMRGMKPPTEDPSVRELRRRLFRSSDHMPGRKAPAPVLADTLEALLQTCEIDIDREPLRAARDAALLAVMWASGGRRRSEAGMIRVEHLRRERPQPAEIAPDGALTPEGAASGWLPAMTIALPRTKTTRAIDGARVWLIGRPVDLLDAWLAASGIRSGAVFVPIDRHGNPRVTPDGRGFGRRGLDGLSGQAVARIVKARASQAGLDPRGISAHGLRSGFMTEAANRDVPIQQAMAQSLHRSIAVAARYYDESAAARGRGARMMANPPPAAMPPAAAPAAKPEPAARRGRKPRP from the coding sequence ATGGCGGCAGTGGCCGGGCGGGGTAAGGGCAGAACCGGACGGACGGGCGCCGATGGCGCCGGGGCCGGCGACACCACCGCATCCCGTGCCGGGCGCGCGCAGCCGCGCGGCCGCGGCCGCCGCAAGACCGTGGCCGATGCTCCGGATGGCCAGATCCTGCGGCCGGTCTCACGCATGGTCGCCACCCAGGATGCCGTGCATATGGGCCTGCCGGGCGCGGTTGAAACCGGCGGGCTGGGCGATCTGGATGCGGCGGAACGCGAAACCCTGCATGTGCTGCTGGGGGCCGGCATCGCCGCCAACAGCCGGCTGGCGCTGGTCAAGGATGCCCGCTATCTGGCCGGGTGGTGGGCGGCGGCCAATGGCGGGCCGATGCCGTGGCCGGCGCCGCCATCGGCCGTGGTGCGGTTTCTGGTCCATCACCTCTATGACCCGGAAGAACGCCGCCGCAACCCCGACCATGGCATGCCGCAGGCGGTCGAGGAGCGGATGGTGGCGTCCGGCCTGAAGCGTGCCCCCGGCCCGGCCGCCCCGGCGACCGTCGCCCGCAGGCTGGCGAGTTGGGCATCACTGCATCGCATGCGCGGCATGAAGCCGCCGACCGAAGATCCGTCGGTGCGCGAACTGCGCCGGCGGCTGTTCCGATCCTCCGACCACATGCCCGGCCGCAAGGCGCCGGCGCCGGTTCTGGCCGACACGCTGGAAGCCCTGCTCCAGACCTGCGAGATCGATATCGACCGCGAGCCGCTGCGGGCGGCGCGGGATGCGGCCTTGCTGGCGGTGATGTGGGCATCGGGCGGGCGCCGGCGCAGCGAGGCCGGGATGATCCGGGTGGAACATCTGCGCCGCGAGCGGCCGCAGCCGGCCGAGATCGCCCCCGATGGCGCGCTGACGCCCGAAGGCGCCGCCAGCGGCTGGCTGCCGGCCATGACCATCGCCCTGCCCCGCACCAAGACGACCCGCGCCATCGATGGTGCGCGGGTCTGGCTGATCGGCCGGCCGGTGGACCTGCTCGACGCCTGGCTTGCGGCATCTGGCATCCGCTCAGGCGCTGTTTTCGTGCCGATCGACCGCCATGGCAATCCGCGGGTCACCCCCGACGGTCGCGGCTTCGGCCGCCGTGGCCTTGATGGGTTGAGCGGTCAGGCGGTCGCCCGCATCGTCAAGGCGCGGGCCTCGCAGGCGGGGCTGGACCCGCGCGGGATCAGCGCCCATGGCCTGCGCTCGGGCTTCATGACCGAGGCCGCGAACCGCGATGTGCCGATCCAGCAGGCCATGGCCCAGTCGCTGCACCGCTCCATCGCCGTCGCCGCCCGCTATTACGACGAAAGCGCCGCCGCCCGTGGCCGCGGCGCCCGCATGATGGCCAATCCGCCCCCGGCGGCGATGCCACCCGCGGCCGCCCCGGCGGCAAAACCGGAACCGGCTGCGAGGCGCGGGCGCAAACCGCGCCCCTGA